gaaaatatttgaacCTTTCTTATAATCTAGCTAGAGGCAAATTTGAACATTCACTTAGTTCAAAGACAAATTTAGCtcttctttttctaattttgagttcttttataaaaaaaaaattagttccaCCTTTCACTCTCCTTGCTATTATTATCAATGTCAATATCACATTTACTATATATTATCATCTCTTCCCTTCTCCTTTCACTTTTCTCTCTTTATTGCTCCACCACCATCTTTACCATCAATAGAAACATTCTAAACAACTTGaatatatatgaacataaaaTATTAGTTCAATTATATAGGGGTCAAAGAGGAAGAAAGAGTGATTAACGGCGAAAATAATGATGtgatttcaaatttattctccgttttaaaaataattcttaattGTGAGATACGTGATATCACAATGTGCGAAGCTTTCGTCATTTGAATGTATGGACAGATTTAATTACAAGTAGATTTTGATAGCAACAAGGGCACATTTGACATTACCTACTAACGCATAAtaaatctattttatttcacataGTTCAAGACTAATTCGACCTTTGTAtcctaaaaatagaaaagaaacaaaaccaAACCTTATGCATAGTTGATTTCAAATTATGGGCAAAATGATTTTAATGTACTCTATATCTCAGTTatttcgtgtttctgaatgatttattacaatcagtaatttttgattttcataacacagattggaAACACTAGTTGGGGTCAAATCTATTATTACGAAAAAAAAGTATGGAAATCAATAGAAGtcaaagttataaaatttattgatctGACCATTTTTATAGAAATGTTTAACTGATATTCACTCTCACCGTGTTCTCAATCAGTAAATATACAATATTATGACTTACTCTTAAtcttaatttcatatatgaattttaacttttattattcatttgttCAAGAATTTGGAggttattattaataatttcgACACATAATTTGATAGAAATTATCAAATGAATCCTAAGTATTAATCTCAAATAACCCATAAACTCGTTGATAATTTTAAAGATCAAAGTATTCAAGCAAATTGacgaaatatttatataaatatcaaatctaaatcatcctaattGAGAAATATGTCATTAAAAGTCCCGAATAATGGATAAATCttaggagagtagaatcaagagAGGAACAAAATTATACTCacaatcttgatgaataaaattatcataaatattactTTGGTGATAAATATTAGATTGGGTTTTTACCTAACCCAATATCTATTTTAACTCAAGTCTAATATCTCCAAAATGTCATCCTAAGCCGCTCATTTGACACTTTTAGTGTTGCCCAATCTGTGTCTAAAACAATACCACtagtataaaaaaaactttacaaaaataCGAATTTACCAAAATTTAATGAATCAGTGAAAAACAGAAAAACGTAAATTAATTCACAGAaaactaaaatatgtaaaatataccagaatctggaaaaacaTAACAGAAAATGATCAAacccactgaatgcacagtgtccccttaaggaaattattctcctcTAGTATTCCAGGTTtaatttggaatatgtcctccttgggtagaatgatctcaatcacatGTATTGATACACAAAACGCTGATGTCAGCGAGCCACTCAACGACAATAAAGTACATGAAGAAAATTTATgcagaagaataagaagaaattaGAAATTTTCATAAGTAAAAAATCTGAAGAATAACTAGTATTTATATGCAAGAGGAATCGATTTCGAAAtgttgcaacctttcataatCCACATGACCATTCATGAAAGTTTGCCACTTTTTTCAAACGATCATGGtcattcttgaaagttgcaaccaTGCATAACAGTCATATCCAATGGCgtgaaattcaaataaaacgagaaagtaattttttaaataaacagGTCGCGAGCGGAGTTGAATCAAAACGTGTCggttaattaactaaataattgaaacggtttggccatttaatttattaaataaattattaaaacaaactttgtgATCGGGTCGAAACGTGTCGgttaattgactaaataattaaaacgtTTTAgccatttaattttatttaattaattaatagaagtgtttctttatttaaactctttctttccaccaccaatgagggaaaaatattttttgtcaaagCAAAAGAATAACCAAATCGTTTCCAGTTTCTTTTTTCATCTTACATCCATTTCCCGTTAAAACTCTTATTATATCCCACTACGGATGCCAAAAATGAACCCAAGCATATGTAACCCGCTCAACCCGTccagaattttaagggttggCTCAAGATAATTTGGATTGTATTCAATCTCTACCCATTTGAAGAGAATTCTCAATTGAGCCAAATTCAATACCCAATTTCAATccgttttaatttctttttatcaagatatgtttctatgttgaagatattaattattattatttaacatattttagaatttatttacccatttgttacttttttaaataaaaaatgcggaaattcaaattgtgattataaaaattaaatatcaatatgttaaattattgagattaatcagATCAAATTGGATGGGTGAAGACCCAACCCGctttttagcccatttgagcccaaaACAATTTGAACAGGGTCAAGATCCAACTGAATTTCTATTCAACCCgttataatattttcaatttcaacccaATCCACTCATTTAACATCCGTATATTCgacatttaaaaatttcaaaacgaaTACTAATCTTTGCTGAAGAAGGATCGTGATTGGAATTGGTCGGAGGCTTGTCAAGCTGCCTTCGAGAAGCTTAAGGCTGCTGTGATGAAAGAGCCTGTGTTAGCTTTGCCGGACTTCTCTAAGGCATTTGAAGTCCACACTGATACATCGGACTTTGCTATCGGGGGCGTCCTAATGCAAGAGGGCCACCCAATAGCCTTCGAGAGCAGAAAATTGAATGATGAGGAGCGACGATACTCTGCTCATGAGAAGGAAATGACAGCCGTGGTCCACTGCCTTAGAACGTGGCGCAAGTGTTCCGCCCTTTTAAAAACAAAGCTTTGAAACCCCTCAAGATTACCGCCAAAAATGTTTCCATTAGTCTGACGTGGCATCTCCATAAAACGGGACCCACATTAACAAACATTGCCACGTCATCAATTGACATAAGGGACCCACATCAACAAATGTGGGACCCAGCCGAAAATACAGTGCCACGTCatcaataaacaaaaattatagtcctttaaaaaaaaactaacagccTTCCTGTTTTATTAACACTCCCattttctgttttattttttttgttctgaAAGTTCCCTCCGTCCAATTCTATCTTCATTTCTCCTTTTTAACGGATTTTcgtattgaaaagaaaaataataatcgaatttctcattcttcttcttcttcatagtCTTCGCCGATTCGCTCAATCGTCGCCCTGATAAAAAGGAAGACGATTGAtcgaagatttttttttaaattatggcGAAGAACAGAGAGGAGGAagagcaacaacaacatataatgGTAGCGTTAACggaggaggaagaggaagaatTGGAGGAGCAATTAGGTTCTAGTTTGACTCTAGAACGAGTCGCTGCTGCGAAGAAATTGATCGAAGATCATTATAAATCGCATATGAAACTAATCCAGGATCGTAAACaaaggtattttttttttctcttctaattatatgattttttttgaaatttttgggatTAGGTGAATGCGATTTTGGTTTTTTCTGGTGAATTTTGGATTTGAATTGGAAATGTGTGCAAAGTGTAGCTCGATCGTTTCAATGTGGTAAAAATGATCGGATAAtgaattttcatcattatgttaatgcaaattttagatttgaacTGGAAATGTGTGCAAAATGTAGCTCGATCATCTCAATGTGGTGTAGAGGTTGACATTTTGGTAAAAATGATTGGATTTTGAATATTTCGTTTAGGCGTTTATTTCGGATTTATTTGGGATGTAACAAGTGATATTTAGGTAACTTTAGATTTTGAATTGGAAATGTATGTGATATGTAGCTTGATTGATCATCTCAATGTGGTAAGGAGAGGTTGACAGCTTGGTATATATGATTGGATTTTGAATATTTCGTTTAAGCGTTTATATCGGATTTACCTGGGATGCAACAAGTGATTGTTTGGTAACTATAGTTTTTGAATTGGAAATGTTTACAGTCTGTAGCTTGATCATCTCAATGTGGCACAGAAAGGTTGACAGCTAGGTAAAACTGATAggattttgaattttcatttaGGTGTTCAATTCGGATTTCGTGTTTTATGTATACGCATATATGCAACGTTTATTTGGGATGCAACATGTGAGTTTTAGGTAATTGTAGACTTTGAATTGGAAATGTGTGCAAGGTGTAGCTCCATATCCCAATATGATAGATGTCCAGCTAGAGGAATTTCGCTGTAGACATTTGTTCTGGATTTCGTGTTTTGTGAatgtacatatacaaacatttaTTTGGAATGCAACATGTGAGTAGCTAGTACCAAGGTAGTAGGTTGATAgccaatataaaaaatatttcgcGTCTATGATTTTCGGAATGAAACATTTTATTTTGACAAGTTTTTATGTGGAATGTGTAGTTGGTATCAATGTATTTGGATTTTCAATGtttatatacacacacattcaTTTGGATATGCAAACTTATGCGATTGGTTTGTAAGACAATGTAACTCgtaattcttctttattttcaagaCAAAATCTACTTCTAAGCTGACAAGAAAGAGAGTCACTCTCTCTTTTTGTCTTTAGAAAGCTTCTCCCCTGAAATTTCCTTTTTTCTATCAAGAAATAAAACTAACTTTCCTTGATGATTGATTAAAGGTAGTGAACACGGACAAGATATATCTAAAATCACATGGACCTACTTTGTCTTGAAAGGACCTACAATCTCTCAAAATTCTTGTCGGTTTAGTAAAACATAGAACATCGTGGAAGAAACAAGTCCATGTAGGAGACAACAGGTAGTTTGGATTAAGGCTCGCTTATGAGATTGTGCTTATATTAGGTCCAGTGTAGCTagcagttttttttttatctgttAGATATTTGCAGGTCAATAGAACCTTTAGAGAACTCCGAACTAATGACTATTAGAATGAAACGGGTTCTAATGGAGGAATTGGATAGTGAGGATTCAATATTAACTCGTACTAGCTTGGTATTGAGGCCTAGTTGTTAAGATTTTGTACTTCACCACTTCTGAAATGAAAGGATCTTTTATGGTCTCTATCATTGAAGAGGCATCAATCTTTTAGAGCTAAGAGTTTCGATCTCCTCCAGTGTTGGATAaagtcatgattttttttataaggaCTAGGCTAAGTGGCTAACATATGCTTAGGGGTTGCCTTTGATCAACAAAGGTCTCGGGGAGATGCATGTAGCTAGTGTCTTATCTTGTTTACTTGGTTGTTATTGTAATGGAGCACCTCTTGTCGTCCAAATTGTACTACTCTCAATctggaaataaaaaatactgTTGCAGACGAGTTATGTTAAATGCACTTTGTAGGCTCACATACATATAAGTTGAGCCAATCACACTTAAGGAGAGTGATATTAGATGGAATTTTGACAATTCTTTTCTGTATTTCCTCATGTATTATCGTATATAAACTGTAGGCGTTCACTGCTAGAAAGGAAATTGGAAGGCTCTGGTGTACCAAAAGAGGAACAAATGAACCTTCTAAAGGAATTGGAGAGAAAAGAGACAGAGTATATCCGACTAAAGCGTCACAAGATTTCTGTCGATGATTTTGAGCTTTTGACAATCATTGGGAGAGGAGCTTTTGGAGAGGTTTGAGATTCTCTCTTtagattgaaaaatatttcattcttctgGTATTATGtcccccccaccccaccctcACGACCCTATGTTTTTTGTTCTGTGTCATCCGCTTCATTGATCAAAATCTTAACCAGAAGGAGCATGTCTAATGAATTTCGTCCATTCTCATGAAAAATCCATAATCATATTCTAcataagatttttaaatttatttagacATCTAATAATTGGAGTCACTCATGATGCTTTTGCTTTTATATCTCTCACTATTCTTATGAGCTCCGTGTCATAATAATTTCTGTCATTGGAGTGCTCTAAGTTTGAAAATCTTAATTGCTTTCAAAGGCCTCTTTAGTGTTCAGGCAGATAAATTTCTTTGTTCCTTTTATTGGACATTAAGGGCAGCCTGATGCATTAAACTGTAGCTATGCACGGGTCTGGGGAGGAATGTGCCATATAGGCTATTGCATCTATTGTACATAACCTCATTTATTATTTCTGCAAGAGGTTGTTTCCTCAGCTTAAACCGATGACCTCATGGTCACAAGGAATGTGTTTCCTGTTTACCAGCACTTACTCCTGATAATAAGTTGCTGATTTTTATGTATATCTATTTTGCAGGTCAGATTGTGCCGGGATAAagtatctaaaaatatatatgcaatgaaaaaattgaagaaggCTGAAATGCTAAGTAGAGGGCAGGTGAGACCAAATCCTTCCTAACATGCTTAAGGGGCCAATTGTTATCCATCTTCTttgctaaaataagttttattcCTACTACTTTGCTCTACTGTTTAAGAAGTGATCTGATTGTCTTTCGTACCATCACTTTACATTACAGGTTGAACATGTTAGGGCCGAAAGGAATTTGCTTGCTGAAGTAGCGAGCCACTTTATTGTAAAACTTTTCTATTCTTTCCAAGATGCTGACTACTTGTATCTGGTAATGGAATATCTGCCTGGTGGTGATATGATGACGTTGCTGATCAGGGAGGAGACATTAACTGAGACAGTCGCAAGATTTTACATTGCTCAAAGTGTTTTGGCCATAGAGTCTATTCATAAGCATAACTACATTCACAGGTAGGTATTGATCAGTATTTGGTAAAGAGTAATGGTATACCCTGGAGACTTCTATGACTGATTTGAAATGATCTCAATGATTTATGTCTTTTACGTAACGTTTTGTGCAGGGATATAAAACCTGACAATCTTCTTTTGGACAAAAATGGTCACATGAGGCTGTCTGATTTTGGTCTATGCAAGCCCCTTGACTGTTCGAATTTATCTCCtataaatgaaaatgaagtgATTGATGGTGAGGAAAAAGGATCTGCTAACAAGTGGAATAGCTCCCTTGAACAAATGCAGCATTGGCAAATAAACAGGAGAAAATTAGTAAGTAGaacattattaaatattaacaGAAACACAGCTTATCTCATTAGTTATAAACTTAATCCAGAATCCTTATTTTGGTTGATTTTTCAAGGATCATAGATAtggaaaagaaaaactaaaaattggAAGAGAAGTAGTCCcttcgtttcaatttgtttgtctggtTTTGATTTGACATGAAACTTAAGAAAGCAAacaagacttttgaatcttgtaacattaaattaaatatatattacttgAACCAAAATATCATTTAGTCTtagtcttaaacatgtcacataTAAAGTTGAAACTACAGAGTTgccaaaaagaaaaggaaaaatgcattcttttttgaaacggactaaaaaggaaagcaataaaaacaaattgaaatggagggagtaatatCTAGTACCAGAACAATTTGTTTCGGGAGAGTAACATACTTATCTCCATAGTGTTGGGACCTGGGATAAGCTTATTCATATGGATCtaaaaaaatgcataaataatattGCTTTGTTGATACGTAGCTCTAGCTGATACTTTACCGCAGAAATTTTAGCAAAGCCAGTACATGATTATGTTGAATTTAGCACTGAGGCGTTGCTTTTCAAAAGTATGAAGTTTTGTTAAAACGAAAATCTTTACACAGTATAGACATCTGAAAAAACTGAAGTACTTAGATGAACTTTGTTAAGAATGGGAGATAAATTGTAGGGTGGAATAACTAGTGTTGTGTATTACTCTTTATATTCTGAAGTAACAGATGTTGGTCCTGTAAAGACTAGACTACCTTTTCACCCAATAGCTCCCCCTGCCCAAAGCTGGTTTATAATGTCAATGTCATGCATGCCAAGTTTGTTACAAGTCTACTTCACTCATTTATCCTGCAAAGGCTTAGTGAGCAAGTCAACAACTTTGTTTTCAGATACCTCTTATGCTTTTTGAATGACACATCGGAACTTTATCAAAATGTGACTGCCAACCAGTATGTACCTAGCTTCAGATGAGTAATGGAAACGAACTAGAAATATCATTTACTATTCCAAGAAATGATATTTTGTTGATTAGTTATTGGAACCTTTAATATAACCTGTTGCTATGGCAGGCATTTTCAACAGTGGGCACTCCTGACTATATTGCTCCTGAGGTTTTACTGAAGAAAGGCTATGGAGTGGAATGTGATTGGTTAGCTTTCTTATTCGTGATGAACGTGGATTTTAATTGACTGATGTTTTAAAGTTTTGATTGCCTTACTTTCCAAAGATTAAACATGACTTTCACTTATGGTTCTTTCTTTTAGGTATGATCACCTTGAATAGAGAAAGTATAGTTAATAGACTTAATCCATTATCCTCTTTTCTTTGCTTCATTCAGGTGGTCACTTGGCGCCATCATGTATGAGATGCTCGTTGGTTATCCCCCTTTCTACTCCGAAGACCCAATAACAACATGTAGAAAGGTATAGTGGTCTACACAAGTGTGTGAAAATTCTTTAAGCAGCAttaacaacaacagcaacatcaacatataggtggggtttggggagggtagagtgtacacaTACATTACCTCTACCTCGTAGAGATAGAGAGGCACTacgaaatttaaaactttaggAAGCAAATCTACTTTCTCCTGTTCAACATTGATATTATTTATCCTTTTTGTTTAGTTAACAATCAACTTATCTATGCTTGTGCTACTGTTCCGTCTTATGACAGTCCAGTCACGATACTTATGTGGCATGATTCAAATGCTATGTTTTGACACTTGTTCTGGTTCTATAGATAGTTCATTGGAGAAATCACATAAAATTTCCAGAGGAAGCAAGATTAACTCCTGAAGCCAAAGACCTGATCTGTAAGTTGCTTTGTGATGCTGAAAATCGTCTTGGTTGTCGAGGAGCAGAGCAAATAAAGGTTTGTGTTACAAGGATAGTCTTATTTTTGGATAAATTGTAGATTCTTATGctttattcatcaatataatcagGCTCACCCCTGGTTCAAAGACATAAAGTGGGATAAACTTTATAACATGGAGGCAGCATATAAGCCAGAAGTCAATGATGCTCTTGACACTCaaaatttcatgaagtttgatgaggtaaattacaatttatatctTATCCCATTTCTGTCTTCTTTCCAAATTTTAAAGGATGTTTATGAGAAGTGATTTTTCATCTTCATAATTTAATCGTGACACTATGTTTCGCTACTACACAAGCTACCTTAGTGGTATGTGTGATCAAGAGTTAACCTTGCTCATCTTATGACCTCTGTTCATTTTGGTACCTAATATTCTGATGACACT
This portion of the Solanum pennellii chromosome 12, SPENNV200 genome encodes:
- the LOC107007411 gene encoding serine/threonine-protein kinase 38-like, producing MAKNREEEEQQQHIMVALTEEEEEELEEQLGSSLTLERVAAAKKLIEDHYKSHMKLIQDRKQRRSLLERKLEGSGVPKEEQMNLLKELERKETEYIRLKRHKISVDDFELLTIIGRGAFGEVRLCRDKVSKNIYAMKKLKKAEMLSRGQVEHVRAERNLLAEVASHFIVKLFYSFQDADYLYLVMEYLPGGDMMTLLIREETLTETVARFYIAQSVLAIESIHKHNYIHRDIKPDNLLLDKNGHMRLSDFGLCKPLDCSNLSPINENEVIDGEEKGSANKWNSSLEQMQHWQINRRKLAFSTVGTPDYIAPEVLLKKGYGVECDWWSLGAIMYEMLVGYPPFYSEDPITTCRKIVHWRNHIKFPEEARLTPEAKDLICKLLCDAENRLGCRGAEQIKAHPWFKDIKWDKLYNMEAAYKPEVNDALDTQNFMKFDEANQAPAKNSSGPNRKKRLIPEDLSFVGYTYKNFEAVKGLRHSSGDSAVDISGKCSIDDNEMLVLAAASADTVTL